From a single Plasmodium yoelii strain 17X genome assembly, chromosome: 9 genomic region:
- a CDS encoding polyadenylate-binding protein-interacting protein 1, putative: protein MLNTLLNIASSYSSSECKEKTILNNKVCFKETYNKEEEDNRKKSANNYNINNICESKVQANNNENNNNNNNSSTIPNSIKSNLASNVNYNNMQNGQFEKSSNSTKCMGYNFQAKEVNNTIGNDSSNSNNNYDDNTNKNEALNKFEKKENDTIMNMSLSGKNGVVDFEKGSDNNNSSNDNATINSNRSNNIGDLKKSEHVNNSQGNHNNFIKNNDSVNNSTFKIQDTSNISNVNETLPIITVNNDNNNNNCSSNSEIISEMGYSQDTVKNPSSVANPSHIFSKSCNDYNKIEISDEKCDHVNNNNSHITQESKITQISENTKINDSTVHGKISNCASSNNNAAENDDSNKNDSNKNDSNKSDNNKSDNNKSDNKNSYGNSSGNNNNNNKGGSGNRPGNNNNTGNSNGGGNGTDPDGNDNKDDNNEKDKDKNNSSNDNNNNNNNNDKIKKKENNNKNGDSNVKKTNKNVNGNDNIETKKSNTKSLISNTNSSSTISGSSLNADAPEFVPSTKSVQGNLQFNNLMWGNYYHDISNNSFGNMQNVNLLNMNGLGNNNNIMIQTPLIDNMTNINNDTTGSNLLGIQNSSNNNSSTIIDSNLNGYNNKTGGIVGSNSVVNKNNTNAGNTNTPLGAQFNGVDGNEKFTDKNNNNHLTSISGNNSKVNNNNNNNNIHGINTEDNSNNNTTGLGNKNLGGTGPIDSTYLNHNMLEGGKNLRSNNFMNNSENSNGFDNSDIHSTSNNNSNNNNAHQNFPGNNSMMHHHPHHHNFYLNPPYLINNHPNGLSSHQTIFTPIPYGGGGVAGTNNGDIHHDLPFPQPPVYNHFGNNSINVQKNANLNMNPYNFISCGLPGAGPLATGGPINMASHHHIDPHFLNSADNVPMKLPYNHMGQTNRRNNMFNHFGNNVNLHGPNNINENNYDINSNNNNMNPLISANIGGAGYVFNSAYNTMQPGVMRINTDGSTSTNSNNTSNNANNNTNNNSGNNNSPSNGNNNNNGSLNTTGNVIGLNPSIINPGVNVPIPHHHIDNINNPMHINGIHMNHGLLLNNPNINNIHNIGNHVPMGNVGNMGNGMVGLVGVGSIGGMNATGNISKQQKRQNVYNDRTGGMNNNNTENVGTNNNNNTTSGSTNNKQYNNNYKENKNTMKNNMGNGNEVLNNYNYGMKHENNKKNNSRYNLINNTTDNFNTNYNYNGSNTMKNNSATSKGSYNNKGGKEESNNITGGNNFYNRNGVNTSTTGGGGSITSTIGNTTNNVNTSNDNTKEAGVSGDATKEVVSDLNESNNTKTNNNKENFQYGNYKGKNNYYLNSSNDKNSKGHSNTIANQNVVTTSNNKEDYKSGRNYGSNKIVDDKSGTNTSKKDAGKDNTNNNNNNNSGRYGKQGDNWVKKGYGANNSNTSNNINSRTNNSTTKHGSYSNSKYNTGSDRRGSNTRYDEGGNKTEKLGYKTNDKKGKPEEDKHTKENKINSSNNAEINNNQTNEAGNKNSNTNPSNEENNTTGYNANNKVGYNNIKNVKNGDKKNMEFSSWVKIAKMNPNNKKKNEKINVSTPQPDNTNPAPSSSSSVKNGNTGDTNHNYSNSRNYNKGAGYGKGFHGEVPQINEENETPLLSTNKESKKNAEIKEDAKKESHLLSSTTNTNQRYDSNNKGVKKSGGADDKIKGKTIGNYSGNKNYINEEARNKDSNRPKGVDNKNKNSNSNSNSNINSNINSSSNANINSSSNANINSSSNVNSNSIGVTSNGNKKIDYNDKKNISNNLSGNNNSYSHRQREKLKIKNVEIKQIGEKIVPNVSSASARNSSSGHNRGMEDNENEDKKDVEKNKKTNTHTSDNNMNQKKETEEITKDEIKQTANINDKNYVDEENADNKDLVKKNESNNVNSNVNKNKEIGKDEIQINSQINNLDDNAKGKKSNIFNQAKSSYKYPAEGENNSNTNTSTENNNNNNNNNNNKTGSNNYKGSLWNGKISFAEMAKRRPKKDSKESTGNNNNKPDQTDKKGSNVNKNGKVLRRIDDNSHMKQEQTDNATYDNKSEINEEELTKEDDKDEIKREDEIKNVEREEIEEKKNKEIEEKTNKEIEEKKNKETDSNNKGGDIETVNELENGEKEIMSASNKDAENIATEELDGTKNKINKIEIEEKEIKQNKLASKDVSQNKINIGDDKITMNVNEDGKKKMGKDEISAKTNDDEKDIENNKLNNKEKEKTEELNCEKSKKNDDEKDVENKEKSDNKNVESEERNDEKDEKDENCQNCQKGEDSKNYENVLDPKQKEKQKKIEKWQTEKRFTKIDLLEIYLGHNWSLRGENFNFVLSKDNTSDAHYKGNNYMHNNINSNEDNNNNNNNSNISNIYMNDGKVPNTYNNKRYNNSGYSHGNNINNSQMNQYNIHNSGNNVGNNSNNNNIGGNNNNYEKNMQNNQNSNNAKGGDDGWRYAFSKNMQNNMHLNSINNNNMNYMDGNNNDPNNLNINNNSGNNHGGKNGQGNSFEWRKGDGDKLKGFFDSTRAVESPDAWRNNNTGQQNGSSNNSKPTISENSWLVKQSQLKADKYTCLMRKLRGILNKLTFEKFDLLYEQIILVDISKLEEIIGLMKLVFEKAVTQHHFVQMYVQLCKKLNIHFHSMKLEDGSVVQFKKILINQCQDSFENNLKPIEFPSHLNDDEKFEFEQMHKNKVRGNMLFVGELVKSGIISIPIVFVCINQLLEKRDNYISQKNDTNEGNLHLEALCMFLNTVGEILDTHEKSNQEEVKNLYNKLNEIVNDESILFRVRCLIKDVIDNRNEKWNKKFAHKLEGPTTLSVLHDKILKETIDQNNRIFSNNNSNNYHENKMNSSLNNMRNNLLRNSNYAMNNNNNNANGGMGNNNNMPYGMNNQMNMRGMGNTGMKNMDPNKNMKKMTMNIMKNKNTSSKMMGDDIKFGQNTGTHFGDGTGPFNTDSNNNNNNNPGGNYYENTSKNNMSYKNQAYMGNDNNNNNNNNNNNNNNNNNNNGIFSNLSSMFTNKENKNEGNFFSRVFNLKKNQNNNTSSGSGQDSSFRGGVDVNKINEHQNQTQNQNNKDSNKANENNKMSNDISNANENGQNDYSYVEDYLPKIKEIMELSTNISEWDELTKKFEELNIPSKYNEKLQNTILKLTLKKYACNKYLERSESYFNWLVTTALANKIDLVSFKSCWKSFFLENDENSYEYTKEDYPLLPFIAKNFIKAVEQHDTDHILYDVDALNEIKNVV from the coding sequence ATGTTAAACACACTTTTAAATATCGCATCATCCTATAGCTCTTCGGAATGTAAAGAaaaaactattttaaataataaggtttgttttaaagaaacatataataaagaagaaGAGGATAATAGAAAAAAGAGCGCaaacaattataatattaataatatttgtgAATCTAAAGTGCAAgctaataataatgaaaataataataataacaacaaTTCATCAACCATTCCAAATTCAATAAAAAGCAATTTAGCTAGCAAtgttaattataataacatGCAAAATGGACAGTTCGAAAAATCGAGTAACAGTACCAAATGCATGGGTTATAATTTTCAAGCTAAAGAGGTTAATAATACGATAGGGAATGATAGTAgcaatagtaataacaattatgatgataatacaaataaaaatgaggctttaaataaatttgaaaagAAGGAAAATGATACTATAATGAACATGTCATTGTCAGGTAAAAATGGTGTAGTGGACTTTGAAAAGGGTAGTGATAACAATAATAGCAGTAATGATAATGCTACTATTAATAGTAACAGAAGTAATAACATTGGTGATTTGAAAAAATCTGAACATGTTAATAATTCACAAGGtaatcataataattttattaaaaataatgattctGTTAATAACTCAACTTTTAAGATTCAGGATACATCTAATATTTCCAATGTAAATGAAACCTTACCAATTATTACTgttaataatgataataataataataattgtagTAGTAATAGTGAAATCATATCTGAAATGGGTTACAGTCAAGATACTGTAAAAAACCCATCTAGTGTTGCCAATCCTTCCCATATATTTTCTAAGTCTTgtaatgattataataaaattgaaataaGTGATGAAAAATGTGATcatgtaaataataataatagtcaTATTACTCAAGAATCGAAAATAACTCAAATTAGTGAGAATACAAAAATTAACGACTCCACTGTTCATGGTAAAATAAGCAATTGCGctagtagtaataataatgctGCGGAAAACGATGATAGTAATAAGAACGATAGTAATAAGAATGATAGTAATAAGAGCGATAATAATAAGAgcgataataataaaagcgataataaaaatagttatgGTAATAGTTCagggaataataataataataacaaaggAGGTTCTGGGAATAGACCaggaaataataacaatacaGGTAATAGTAATGGGGGTGGTAATGGAACGGATCCTGATGgaaatgataataaagatgataataatgaaaaggaTAAAGACAAAAACAATAGtagtaatgataataataataataataataataatgataagataaaaaaaaaagaaaataataacaaaaatggGGATtcaaatgtaaaaaaaacaaataaaaatgtaaatggtaatgataatattgaaacaaaaaaatcgaaCACAAAATCTTTGATTAGTAACACAAACAGTAGTAGTACAATTTCTGGAAGTTCATTAAATGCTGATGCACCTGAATTTGTACCATCTACTAAATCTGTTCAAGGTAATTtacaatttaataatttaatgtGGGGTAATTATTATCATGATATTTCAAATAACTCTTTTGGTAATATGCAAAATGTTAATTTGTTAAATATGAATGGGTTagggaataataataatattatgatTCAAACTCCATTAATAGATAATAtgacaaatataaataatgatacaaCAGGTAGTAATTTATTAGGAATTCAAAATtctagtaataataattctaGTACAATTATTGATTCGAATTTAAatggatataataataaaactggGGGTATTGTAGGTTCGAATTCtgttgttaataaaaataatacaaatgcTGGAAATACAAATACACCCCTTGGAGCACAATTTAATGGTGTAGAtggaaatgaaaaatttactgacaaaaataataataatcatcTAACTTCTATATCTGGAAACAATTCCAAagtaaataataacaataataataacaatattcaTGGTATTAATACAGaagataatagtaataataatacaactGGTCTaggtaataaaaatttaggaGGAACAGGGCCCATAGATTCAACATATTTAAATCATAATATGTTAGAAGGAGGAAAAAATTTAAGGTCTAATAATTTTATGAACAATTCAGAAAATTCTAATGGATTTGATAATTCAGATATACATAGCACAAGTAacaataatagtaataataataatgcacATCAAAATTTCCCAGGTAATAATTCAATGATGCATCATCATCCACatcatcataatttttatttgaatcctccatatttaattaataatcATCCAAATGGTTTATCTAGCCATCAAACAATTTTTACTCCAATACCATATGGAGGTGGAGGGGTGGCTGGTACAAATAATGGGGATATACATCATGACCTACCTTTTCCACAACCTCCAGTTTATAATCATTTTGGTAATAATTCAATTAATGTTCAAAAAAATGCAAACTTAAATATGAAtccatataattttatatcttGTGGTTTACCCGGTGCAGGACCTTTAGCTACGGGTGGACCAATAAATATGGCTAGTCATCATCACATAGAtcctcattttttaaatagtgCTGATAATGTTCCAATGAAATTACCATATAATCATATGGGGCAAACAAACAGAAgaaataatatgtttaatcatTTTGGTAACAATGTTAATTTACATGGCcctaataatattaatgagaataattatgatataaattcaaataataataatatgaatccATTAATTTCTGCTAATATTGGAGGAGCAGGATATGTTTTCAATTCTGCATATAATACTATGCAACCTGGTGTTATGCGAATAAATACAGATGGTAGTACATCTACTAATTCTAACAATACATCTAATaatgcaaataataatacaaataataatagtggaAATAACAATTCTCCTTCtaatggtaataataataataatggtagTTTAAATACTACTGGAAATGTTATAGGCCTAAACCCTTCCATCATAAATCCAGGAGTTAATGTTCCTATTCCTCATCATCatatagataatataaataatccaATGCATATAAATGGCATACATATGAATCATGGgcttttattaaataaccctaatataaataatatacataatataggTAATCATGTTCCTATGGGAAATGTAGGGAATATGGGTAATGGAATGGTAGGGCTTGTTGGAGTTGGGAGTATAGGGGGAATGAATGCTACTGGAAATATTAGCAAACAAcaaaaaagacaaaatgtTTATAATGATAGAACTGGAGgaatgaataataataacactGAAAATGTTggaacaaataataataacaatacaACTAGTGGTAGTACAAACAATAagcaatataataataattataaagaaaataaaaatacaatgaaaaataatatgggAAATGGAAATGAggtattaaataattataattatggAATGAaacatgaaaataataaaaaaaataatagtagatacaatttgataaataatacaactgataattttaatactAACTATAATTATAATGGAAGTAATacaatgaaaaataattcagCTACTTCAAAGggttcatataataataaaggaGGAAAAGAAgaatcaaataatataacaggtggtaataatttttataatagaaATGGTGTAAATACTTCTACTACTGGTGGAGGAGGTTCTATTACATCTACAATTGGAAATACTACTAATAATGTTAATACATCTAATGATAATACTAAAGAGGCAGGAGTATCTGGAGATGCAACAAAGGAAGTGGTATCTGATTTAAACGAAAGTAACAATACAAAAACGAATAATAACAAAGAGAATTTCCAATATGGAAATTATAAGGgaaaaaacaattattatttaaatagctcaaatgataaaaatagtaaaggACATAGTAATACTATAGCAAATCAAAATGTTGTTACCACTAGTAACAATAAAGAGGATTATAAAAGTGGTAGAAATTATGGAAGCAACAAAATTGTTGACGATAAAAGTGGAACCAATACATCTAAAAAAGATGCAGGAAAGgataatacaaataacaacaataataataacagtGGTAGATATGGAAAACAAGGTGATAATTGGGTTAAAAAAGGATATGGTGCAAATAATAGCAACACATCTAACAACATTAATTCAAGAACCAATAATAGTACAACCAAACATGGAAGTTATTCGAATAGTAAGTATAACACAGGTTCTGATAGAAGAGGTAGTAATACTAGATATGATGAAGGAGGTAATAAAACAGAGAAATTAGGTTATAAaacaaatgataaaaaaggaaaaccTGAAGAAGATAAACATACAAAAGAAAACAAAATCAATAGTAGTAACAATgcagaaataaataataaccaAACTAATGAAGctggaaataaaaattctaATACCAATCCAagtaatgaagaaaataatacaacTGGATATAATGCAAATAATAAAGTaggatataataatataaagaatGTAAAGAATGGTGATAAAAAGAATATGGAATTTTCATCATGGGTAAAAATAGCTAAAATGAATcctaataataaaaaaaaaaatgaaaagatAAATGTATCAACTCCACAACCAGATAATACTAACCCAGCACCATCATCTTCATCTTCtgtaaaaaatggaaatacaGGAGATACAAATCATAATTATAGTAATAGTCGAAATTATAACAAAGGAGCTGGATATGGAAAAGGGTTTCATGGAGAAGTACCACaaataaatgaagaaaatgaaacaCCATTATTATCCACAAATAAAgaatctaaaaaaaatgctgaAATAAAAGAAGATGCAAAAAAAGAATCACATCTATTAAGTAGTACAACCAACACTAACCAACGTTatgatagtaataataaaggAGTGAAAAAGAGTGGTGGAGctgatgataaaataaaaggaaaaaCAATTGGAAACTATTCTGgtaataaaaattacattaACGAAGAAGCTCGAAATAAGGATTCTAACAGACCAAAGGGTgttgataataaaaacaaaaatagtAATAGCAATAGTAATAGCAATATTAATAGCAATATTAATAGTAGTAGCAATGCCAATATTAATAGTAGTAGCAATGCCAATATTAATAGTAGTAGCAATGTCAATAGCAACAGTATTGGTGTAACCAGTAatggtaataaaaaaatagactataacgataaaaaaaatatttcaaacaATTTAagtggaaataataatagctaTTCACATAGACAaagagaaaaattaaaaataaaaaatgttgaaataaaacaaattggAGAAAAAATAGTTCCAAATGTTTCATCTGCTTCTGCTAGAAATAGTAGTAGTGGTCATAATAGAGGAATGgaagataatgaaaatgaagataagaaagatgttgaaaaaaacaaaaaaactaATACACATActagtgataataatatgaatcaaaaaaaagaaactgAAGAAATTACaaaagatgaaataaaacaaaCTGCTAATATAAATGACAAAAATTATGTAGATGAGGAAAATGCAGATAACAAAGATttagtgaaaaaaaatgaatctaataatgttaatagcaatgtaaataaaaataaagaaattggAAAAGATGAAATACAAATTAATagtcaaataaataatttagatGATAATgcaaaaggaaaaaaaagtaatatatttaatcaagCAAAAAGTAGTTATAAATATCCAGCAGAAGGAGAAAATAATTCCAATACAAATACATCTactgaaaataataataataataataataataataataataaaacgggatctaataattataaaggAAGCTTATGGAATGGAAAAATATCTTTTGCTGAAATGGCAAAACGTCGACCTAAAAAAGATTCAAAAGAATCGActggtaataataataacaagcCAGATCAAACTGACAAAAAGGGAAGTAATGTCAACAAAAATGGTAAAGTATTAAGAAGAATCGATGATAATAGTCATATGAAACAGGAACAAACTGATAATGCAacttatgataataaaagtGAAATAAACGAAGAAGAATTAACAAAAGAAGATGATaaagatgaaataaaaagagAAGATGAAATTAAGAATGTAGAAAGAGAAGAAATtgaagagaaaaaaaataaagaaattgaagagaaaacaaataaagaaattgaGGAGAAAAAGAATAAAGAAACCGATAGCAATAATAAAGGTGGTGATATAGAAACTGTTAATGAGCTAGAGAACggagaaaaagaaataatgaGTGCATCTAATAAAGATGCAGAAAATATAGCAACTGAAGAACTTGATGgtactaaaaataaaattaataaaattgaaattgaagaaaaagaaataaaacaaaacaaacTTGCCTCAAAAGATGTatcacaaaataaaataaatattggtGATGATAAAATAACTATGAATGTTAACGaagatggaaaaaaaaaaatgggaaaagaTGAAATTAGCGCTAAGACTAATGATGATGAAAAGGacatagaaaataataagttgaataataaagaaaaagaaaaaacagAAGAATTAAATTGTGaaaaatctaaaaaaaatgatgatgaaaAGGACGTAGAAAATAAGGAAAAaagtgataataaaaatgtagaaTCAGAAGAAAGAAATGATGAAAAGGATGAAAAGGATGAAAATTGTCAAAATTGTCAAAAGGGTGAAGAtagtaaaaattatgaaaatgtgTTAGATCCaaaacaaaaagaaaaacaaaaaaaaatcgaaaaatgGCAAACAGAAAAAAGGTTTACAAAAATTGATttattagaaatatatttaggTCATAATTGGAGCTTAAGAGgtgaaaattttaatttcgTTTTATCCAAAGATAATACATCAGATGCACATTATAAAGGAAATAATTATATGcacaataatataaattcaaatgaagataataataataataataacaattctaatattagcaatatttatatgaatgATGGAAAAGTTCCTAATacatataacaataaaagaTATAACAATTCAGGATATAGTCatggaaataatataaataattctcAAATGAATCAATACAATATTCATAATTCTGGAAATAATGTTGGAAAcaattctaataataataatataggaggaaataataataattatgaaaaaaatatgcaaaacaATCAAAATTCGAATAATGCGAAAGGTGGAGATGATGGGTGGAGATATGctttttctaaaaatatgcaaaataatatgcatttaaatagtataaataataataatatgaattatatggatggtaataataatgatcctaataatttgaatataaataataatagtggaAATAATCATGGAGGAAAAAATGGGCAAGGTAATAGTTTTGAATGGAGAAAAGGAGATGgtgataaattaaaaggatTTTTTGATTCTACAAGAGCAGTAGAATCACCAGATGCATggagaaataataatacaggACAACAAAATGGTAGTAGTAATAATTCTAAACCAACAATATCAGAAAATAGTTGGCTAGTAAAACAAAGTCAATTAAAAGCTGATAAATATACATGTCTAATGAGAAAATTAAGAggtattttaaataaattaacatttgaaaaatttgatttattatatgaacaaataATATTAGTAGATATATCAAAACTTGAAGAAATAATTGGGCTAATGAAATTGGTTTTTGAAAAAGCAGTAACTCAACATCATTTTGTACAAATGTATGTAcaattatgtaaaaaattaaatatacattttCATAGTATGAAATTAGAAGATGGATCAGTAgttcaatttaaaaaaattttgataaatcAATGTCAAGATagttttgaaaataatttaaaaccTATAGAATTTCCTAGTCATTTAAATGATGATGAAAAATTTGAATTTGAGCAAatgcataaaaataaagtaagAGGAAATATGTTATTTGTTGGAGAATTGGTTAAATCTGGAATTATTTCTATACCTATTGTTTTTGTATGTATTAACcaattattagaaaaaagagataattatatttctcaaaaaaatgatactaATGAAGGCAATCTACATTTAGAAGCATTATGTATGTTTTTAAATACAGTTGGTGAAATATTAGATACACATGAAAAATCAAATCAAGAAGAAgtgaaaaatttatataataaattaaatgaaattGTAAATGATGAAAGTATATTATTCCGTGTTAGATGTTTAATTAAAGATGTTATAGATAATAGAAATgaaaaatggaataaaaaatttgcTCATAAATTAGAGGGTCCAACAACTTTAAGTGTATTAcatgataaaatattaaaagaaacaATTGATCAAAATAATCgaattttttctaataataattcaaataattatcatgaaaataaaatgaatagtAGTTTGAATAACATGCGAAATAATTTGCTTAGAAATTCCAACTATGCcatgaataataataataataatgctaATGGAGGAAtgggaaataataataatatgccATATGGAATGAACAATCAAATGAATATGAGAGGCATGGGAAATACTGGaatgaaaaatatggatccaaataaaaatatgaaaaaaatgacaatGAATATTATgaagaataaaaatacatcTTCTAAAATGATGGGGGATGATATAAAATTCGGACAAAATACTGGTACCCATTTTGGTGATGGAACCGGACCATTTAATActgatagtaataataataataataataatcctGGTGGCaattattatgaaaatacatcaaaaaataatatgtcaTATAAAAATCAAGCATATATGGGAAATGACaacaataacaataataataacaataataataacaataataataataacaataataatggcATTTTTAGCAATTTGAGTTCAATGTTTACGAATAAAGAAAACAAAAATGAAggcaattttttttcaagagtttttaatttgaaaaagaatcaaaataataacacaTCTAGTGGTTCGGGACAAGATTCGTCATTTCGAGGGGGTGTAgatgtaaataaaattaatgaacATCAAAACCAAACCCAAAACCAAAACAATAAAGATTCGAATAAagcaaatgaaaataataaaatgtcaAATGATATTTCTAATGCAAATGAAAATGGACAAAATGATTATTCATATGTTGAAGATTATCTTCctaaaattaaagaaataatGGAATTATCTACAAATATAAGTGAATGGGAtgaattaacaaaaaaatttgaagaattaaatattccttcaaaatataatgaaaaactTCAGAATaccattttaaaattaactttaaaaaaatatgcatgtaataaatatttagaaAGAAGTGAAAGTTATTTTAATTGGCTAGTTACAACAGCTTTGGCAAATAAAATAGATTTAGTATCTTTTAAATCGTGTTGGAAATCTTTCTTTttagaaaatgatgaaaatagttATGAATATACAAAAGAAGATTATCCATTGTTGCCATTTATAgccaaaaattttataaaagcAGTTGAACAACATGATACTGATCATATTCTTTATGATGTAGATGCATTGAATGAAATCAAAAATGTTGTATAA